AGGCGATCCATCAGATGCTCAGGAACGGAGCCATCGGCGCTGACCTTCATCAGCTCGTGGAACAGAACCTGGGGGTTCTCTTCGGTTTCCACCTTGTGGCGCCGCTCGCTGGCGCGCGAGGCATCTTTGGGCTTCTCTGCGGGGGTTGGCAGCGATTGCGGCAATTCCCGGCCCAGTTTCTTTAGCCTTTCGAGGCTGCGAGGGTCAAAGCTCATCAGCAGCCCAGGGTGTCGCGGGTGTCCCGTCCAGTCACGGGGTTGGTGCCCTCTGCCGCTGCACAAAGGGTTTTGAGCACATCACCACGCAAGGGCACGTTCGTGAAGTCAGCGCCGCTGATCGTCACGTCGATGAAACGGGTGTTGAACGCGAAGGCGTCTTCCAGAACGGCATCGGTGAGATCCGTGCCGTTGAGCACGGCGGAATCCAGCGTGGCGTCGCGGAGATTGGTGCGGCTGAGATTGGCGTCCTGCAGCTTGGCGCCGTACAAGCTGGCCCCTTGCAGGTCACTGCCAGAGAGATCAGCCTCGCGCAGGTTGGTGAGGTTGAAGGTCACCCCCTGCATGTCCCGGTTGGAGAAATCAGCTCCGATCAGCACCTGTTTGGCGTAATCCATCGCTGCCTCAGCGGAGGGAAGCAGGAGGCCGAACACCAGCCACAAGGCAAGCAGTGGAGCCAGCAGACGGCGTTGCATGAGTCAGAAACGGGCTCGACCTCAGCCTAAGCGGCCTGAGGCGTGGAGCCTTCACGCCCTGATGACTTTTTCAATGCGGTCAAGCCGCTCCTCGCGGGATCCCCAAAGTTCGATCAGTTGCGGTGCGTTCAGCGAGGGCATCACATTGAATCGCTGGTCGCGGTAGATCTGTTTGAAAATGGCATCAACCTCACTGCGGTAGGGCAGGTCAATAGGGCGAATTCCATCGTCTTCCATCTCCACAGGCCATTGGTCGCTGATGGGGATGAAAACGATTAGATCCAGGTTCTGAAGTGTGTTTCTCACCCTGGGAACCATGGCTTCAACGAATGCATCGTTGATGTCAGTGGTGCCGTAGTCGGCGGTGTATTGCGAGTATGCGATGTAATCCACTGGCGCGCGATCGAAGATCACGCATTCGTCGCTGGATTGATAGGCATTCACTCGGCTGGCGTTGTAATACATCTGAATGCCGTTATGGAGGCGATTGCATTCCTGGCGAAATTGGATGTCATAGCCCTCGCTGTGAAGCGCTCGAAAGGGCTCCTCCTCGCGCATGTAGTGAGGATGCCGTTTCACCCAATCCCAAACCAATGTGCTTTTTCCCTGGGAATGGGCTCCGCTGATCGCGATTCGCACGTGCATTGGCTGCCTTTGCGCTCTTCTAGCGCTGAATCGAAGATGTGGCCGCTCGGCCTCTCACTCAGGCAGCAGCTGTTGGGACATATGCGTTGGCAGTGCTGCTGCCTTAGGAGGCTGAACTATCTCAGCAAGACTGACAACTGCTGACGCTTGAGCCATCATATGGTTTCAAGTTACATTCAACA
The sequence above is a segment of the Synechococcus sp. PROS-7-1 genome. Coding sequences within it:
- a CDS encoding pentapeptide repeat-containing protein; the protein is MQRRLLAPLLALWLVFGLLLPSAEAAMDYAKQVLIGADFSNRDMQGVTFNLTNLREADLSGSDLQGASLYGAKLQDANLSRTNLRDATLDSAVLNGTDLTDAVLEDAFAFNTRFIDVTISGADFTNVPLRGDVLKTLCAAAEGTNPVTGRDTRDTLGC
- a CDS encoding AAA family ATPase, which encodes MHVRIAISGAHSQGKSTLVWDWVKRHPHYMREEEPFRALHSEGYDIQFRQECNRLHNGIQMYYNASRVNAYQSSDECVIFDRAPVDYIAYSQYTADYGTTDINDAFVEAMVPRVRNTLQNLDLIVFIPISDQWPVEMEDDGIRPIDLPYRSEVDAIFKQIYRDQRFNVMPSLNAPQLIELWGSREERLDRIEKVIRA